The following coding sequences lie in one Takifugu rubripes chromosome 8, fTakRub1.2, whole genome shotgun sequence genomic window:
- the LOC115250851 gene encoding C-type mannose receptor 2-like: protein MDDGKMLLIVCLMLMVTVEIRAETKSFLLLVETMSWDAAQELCSQRGGDLASISDELQHSMIYNMTNDMNVSFWIGLRDDVNSWRWSLNTSSHFVLRWEQSEPDNANSSEHCASISDIGSWRDRDCSVQMPFFCDDGVLVNLEKSWSEALAHCRTLYTDLSAVLLSTTNQILADELKDRHLQEAWIGLYRDSWKWVDSTTSSFRPWAPNEPDNKNNAEGCVAMSGEHWYDRTCNLEMSVLCQQKGSEPPEPANQEPQAQSQIFLKTKLRTECDLTHPDSRAHLSQQYTAALRQRGFSDVNVTIRNVKKQPNK, encoded by the exons ATGGACGATGGAAAGATGCTCCTGATCG TCTGCCTGATGCTGATGGTTACCGTGGAGATCCGAGCAG AAACGAAATCGTTCTTGCTACTCGTTGAAACGATGAGCTGGGACGCCGCCCAGGAGCTCTGCTCACAGCGCGGAGGTGACTTGGCCTCCATATCTGACGAACTGCAGCACAGCATGATCTACAACATGACCAACGACATGAACGTCTCCTTCTGGATCGGCCTCCGCGACGACGTCAACAGCTGGAGATGGTCGCTGAATACCTCCAGTCACTTTGTCCTGCGGTGGGAGCAAAGCGAGCCGGACAACGCCAACTCCTCGGAGCACTGCGCCTCCATCAGCGACATCGGCTCCTGGAGGGACCGCGACTGCTCCGTCCAGATGCCTTTCTTTTGTGACGATG GTGTCCTGGTGAACCTGGAGAAAAGCTGGTCTGAGGCTCTGGCCCACTGCAGGACCCTGTACACGGATCTGTCCGCTGTGTTGCTCTCAACCACCAACCAGATCCTAGCAGACGAACTGAAGGACCGTCATCTCCAGGAGGCCTGGATCGGCCTTTACAGAGACTCCTGGAAGTGGGTTGACAGCACCACCTCTTCCTTCAGGCCCTGGGCCCCGAATGAACCCGATAACAAGAACAACGCGGAGGGCTGCGTGGCGATGTCTGGAGAGCACTGGTACGACAGGACGTGCAACCTCGAAATGAGCGTTCTCTGCCAGC AAAAGGGAAGCGAGCCACCCGAGCCTGCCAACCAGGAGCCACAAG cgcagagtcagatttttttaaagacaaagcTGCGGACCGAGTGTGACCTGACACACCCAGACAGCAGAGCTCATCTTTCACAGCAG TACACGGCGGCCCTTCGGCAGAGGGGCTTCAGCGACGTCAACGTGACGATCCGGAATGTGAAGAaacaaccaaataaataa